The Paenibacillus macerans genome includes a window with the following:
- a CDS encoding N-acetylmuramoyl-L-alanine amidase family protein, with protein MKKIGFFLFAWLFLLGLPGLSHAASSGTHIYLDGQELVQPENAQAGIVQGSVMVPIRVIVEGLGYDVAWDKASSTLTIKQAGTNLKLKIGEETAVVGERKVKLNGVPFLQGDTTLVPLRFVGEQMGLNVSWNNESKSAYLYSPVGGSVDGVLPGHVSGAAAPDGEIKVPADEPEQDNTYIPSNDDDKGITADMPQGEGNGGTVNEQTGPALITGMGFGENRLILAVSGSVEPNVFTMTAPDRIVVDVPNAGFDKSFLEQYPLDEYNKGELATAGNPDVSKIRYSIYSEVPGTVRIVIDLNRGSQFKLTNNGDGLVIVDLTADAANPGRDLGINGRPIVVIDAGHGGGQPGATSVTKRQEKDFTLAVALKVQALLEQEPGLDLIMTRDSDVTLSLQDRVKIANDAGADVFVSIHGNSIDPPANPSGSETYYTREESIPLANVMHRHLVQATGLADRKVRYSSLHVTRETTMPAVLLEVGYLSNKNDESLMYGEEFQQRVAEGVVAGIKEYLGL; from the coding sequence ATGAAGAAAATCGGCTTTTTCTTGTTTGCGTGGCTTTTTTTGCTTGGACTACCGGGATTAAGCCACGCGGCTTCGTCCGGCACGCACATTTATTTGGACGGCCAAGAGCTGGTGCAGCCGGAAAATGCGCAGGCCGGGATTGTTCAAGGGAGCGTGATGGTGCCGATCCGCGTGATCGTCGAAGGGCTTGGCTACGATGTTGCTTGGGACAAGGCGAGCAGTACGTTGACGATCAAACAGGCGGGAACCAACCTGAAGCTGAAGATCGGCGAAGAAACGGCCGTTGTGGGCGAACGGAAGGTAAAGCTGAACGGCGTTCCTTTTCTGCAGGGCGATACGACTTTGGTGCCGCTGCGGTTTGTCGGCGAGCAAATGGGGTTGAATGTAAGCTGGAACAACGAATCCAAATCCGCGTATTTATACAGTCCGGTCGGCGGTTCGGTGGACGGCGTTCTGCCCGGGCATGTCAGCGGAGCCGCGGCGCCGGACGGAGAAATCAAGGTGCCGGCGGATGAGCCGGAGCAAGACAATACATACATCCCTTCCAACGACGACGATAAAGGCATTACCGCCGATATGCCGCAGGGAGAAGGGAATGGCGGTACGGTAAACGAGCAGACCGGCCCGGCGCTCATTACGGGGATGGGCTTTGGCGAAAACCGGTTGATACTTGCGGTATCCGGCAGCGTTGAACCGAACGTGTTTACAATGACCGCTCCCGACCGGATCGTCGTGGACGTTCCGAATGCCGGGTTTGACAAGTCTTTTCTGGAGCAATATCCGCTGGACGAGTATAATAAAGGGGAGCTGGCGACCGCCGGAAATCCGGACGTGTCGAAAATCCGCTATTCTATATACAGCGAAGTTCCGGGGACGGTCCGCATCGTGATCGATCTAAACCGCGGCAGCCAATTTAAGCTGACGAATAACGGCGACGGCCTCGTCATCGTTGACTTGACGGCGGATGCAGCAAACCCGGGCCGCGATCTGGGAATAAACGGTAGGCCGATCGTCGTCATCGATGCAGGACATGGCGGCGGCCAGCCGGGGGCGACCAGCGTAACGAAGCGGCAAGAGAAGGATTTTACGCTGGCGGTGGCGTTAAAGGTACAGGCTCTGTTGGAGCAGGAGCCCGGACTCGATTTAATAATGACCCGGGATTCGGATGTGACGTTGTCGCTGCAGGATCGCGTAAAAATAGCCAATGATGCAGGCGCCGACGTGTTTGTTTCCATCCACGGCAACAGCATCGATCCGCCGGCCAATCCGAGCGGTTCGGAGACGTATTATACCCGGGAGGAAAGCATCCCCCTCGCCAACGTGATGCACAGACATCTCGTCCAGGCAACAGGGCTGGCGGATCGCAAAGTGCGCTACAGCAGTCTGCACGTGACCCGCGAGACGACGATGCCCGCCGTGCTTCTTGAAGTGGGGTACCTCAGCAACAAGAACGACGAGTCTCTCATGTATGGCGAAGAGTTTCAACAGCGCGTTGCCGAAGGCGTCGTTGCGGGGATTAAGGAATACTTGGGCCTGTGA
- the leuD gene encoding 3-isopropylmalate dehydratase small subunit has translation MEAFKKLTGIVGPVDRVNVDTDAIIPKQFLKRIERTGFGQFLFYEWRFDTEGNVNSEFDLNKSRYEGASILISRANFGCGSSREHAPWAILDYGFRCVIAPSFADIFYNNCFKNGILPIKLSEEQVEELFQRTAAHEGYKLTVDLEEKTIKDEHGLNIAFDLDEHRRQFLLQGLDDIGLTLQHEDLIAAYEKRRFG, from the coding sequence ATGGAAGCATTTAAAAAACTGACCGGCATCGTCGGTCCCGTGGACCGCGTCAATGTCGATACCGACGCCATTATTCCTAAGCAATTCCTTAAACGCATCGAACGTACGGGGTTTGGACAATTTTTGTTCTACGAGTGGCGTTTTGACACCGAAGGCAATGTCAATTCCGAGTTTGATTTAAACAAATCGCGCTATGAAGGAGCATCGATCCTGATCTCGCGCGCGAATTTCGGCTGCGGCTCTTCGCGGGAGCACGCGCCGTGGGCGATTCTCGATTACGGATTCCGCTGCGTCATCGCGCCGTCATTTGCCGATATTTTTTACAACAACTGCTTTAAAAACGGCATCTTGCCGATCAAGCTGTCGGAGGAGCAAGTCGAAGAGCTGTTCCAGCGCACGGCGGCCCATGAAGGCTACAAGCTGACGGTGGATCTGGAAGAAAAGACGATTAAGGACGAACACGGCCTGAATATCGCTTTTGATCTCGACGAGCACCGCCGCCAATTCCTGCTGCAAGGCCTGGACGACATCGGCCTGACGCTGCAGCACGAGGATTTGATCGCAGCTTACGAGAAAAGAAGATTCGGTTAA
- the leuC gene encoding 3-isopropylmalate dehydratase large subunit: protein MSSKKTMYEKIWDNHVIYQEEGKPSIIYIDLHLVHEVTSPQAFEGLRLSGRKVRRPDLTFATMDHNVPTKDRYNISDPISKQQIDTLSQNCRDFGVTLYDLDTIDQGVVHVMGPELGLTHPGKTIVCGDSHTSTHGAFGALAFGIGTSEVEHVLATQCLQQAKAKTLEVRFVGKRKPGVTAKDMILGVIAKYGTDFATGYVIEYTGEAIRELSMEERMTVCNMSIEAGARAGLIAPDETTFDYLRGRQHVPQGEAFERAVAEWKKLATDEGAEYDRVVEFDVDSLIPQVTWGTSPGMGTSIDGRVPNPADFATDNERKAAEKALEYMGLTPGTPMTDIEIDYVFIGSCTNGRIEDLRAAAQIAKGYKVSDKVTAIVVPGSGRVKLQAEKEGLDKIFTEAGFEWRDAGCSMCLAMNPDVLQPGQRCASTSNRNFEGRQGRGGRTHLVSPAMAAAAAIKGRFVDVREWEIKSEVLS, encoded by the coding sequence ATGAGCAGCAAAAAAACGATGTATGAGAAAATTTGGGATAATCACGTGATTTATCAGGAAGAGGGCAAACCGAGCATTATTTACATCGATTTGCATCTCGTGCACGAGGTCACTTCGCCTCAGGCGTTTGAAGGCCTGCGGCTGAGCGGCCGCAAGGTTCGCCGTCCGGATCTGACTTTCGCGACGATGGACCATAACGTTCCGACCAAAGACCGCTACAACATCAGCGACCCGATCTCCAAGCAGCAGATCGATACGCTGTCGCAAAACTGCCGTGATTTCGGCGTAACTTTGTACGATTTGGACACGATCGATCAAGGCGTTGTTCACGTTATGGGGCCGGAGCTTGGCCTTACGCATCCCGGGAAAACGATCGTCTGCGGCGACAGCCATACGTCGACGCACGGCGCGTTTGGGGCATTGGCCTTCGGAATCGGCACCAGCGAGGTGGAGCACGTGCTGGCTACGCAATGCTTGCAGCAGGCCAAAGCCAAGACGCTGGAAGTACGGTTCGTAGGTAAACGCAAACCGGGCGTAACGGCCAAAGACATGATCCTCGGCGTAATCGCCAAATACGGCACCGATTTTGCGACCGGATACGTCATTGAGTATACGGGCGAAGCGATCCGCGAGCTGTCGATGGAAGAGCGGATGACCGTCTGCAACATGTCGATCGAAGCCGGCGCCAGAGCGGGGCTGATCGCTCCGGACGAAACGACGTTTGACTATTTGCGCGGGCGCCAGCATGTGCCGCAAGGCGAAGCGTTCGAGCGAGCGGTGGCTGAATGGAAAAAGCTGGCGACTGACGAAGGCGCGGAATATGACCGCGTGGTCGAATTTGACGTGGATTCGCTGATTCCGCAGGTAACCTGGGGCACGAGCCCGGGCATGGGCACCAGCATCGACGGACGCGTCCCTAATCCGGCGGATTTCGCTACGGACAACGAGCGGAAAGCGGCCGAGAAGGCGCTTGAATACATGGGCCTGACGCCGGGAACGCCGATGACGGACATCGAGATCGACTACGTGTTTATCGGTTCCTGCACGAACGGACGGATCGAAGACTTGCGCGCGGCGGCGCAAATCGCCAAAGGCTACAAGGTTTCCGATAAAGTGACGGCGATTGTCGTACCGGGCTCCGGCCGCGTGAAATTGCAGGCGGAAAAGGAAGGCCTGGACAAAATTTTCACGGAAGCCGGATTTGAATGGCGCGATGCCGGCTGCAGCATGTGCCTGGCGATGAACCCGGACGTTCTCCAGCCCGGACAGCGCTGCGCTTCCACCTCCAACCGGAACTTTGAAGGGCGGCAGGGACGCGGCGGCAGAACGCACCTCGTTTCTCCGGCGATGGCAGCCGCGGCTGCGATCAAGGGACGTTTTGTCGATGTTCGCGAGTGGGAAATCAAAAGCGAAGTCCTGAGCTAA
- a CDS encoding transposase yields the protein MEMRPEDKYSQIFEHLDLAPVMQALSKPKRRGRKEELNYPAMVYSLLIAKMEGIEFVSSIIKRLESSEEFRIQCRFTGSDRIPSESTYSRLNLALQQKGLLEQVLDRLVRAAHAEGFLTGAHIAVDSSAVEAWDCQYGESAAKRRAARKQKQKKESSVQQLEMEPVLPVSETEPTKPTKPVYGRGNCSAEEKERRRKEREAYEASLPPFEKKIENMLPFTYDELFEAMPRSASRCTKKNSKGKLTTWYGYKANIVVDTDSQYVLSGVLSSAHLNDQRMAVLLLKGLPLKFPMLKVKYGLGDKGYDSTPIYELIRSLQAYPIIDIIHHTAPPEGMNLDYGPVCKEGHAYRYDSFDPKYETLRYTRPSECKECPFAESGCQKVFKIRIETDVRKHTYPARGSKGFKELYKKRTAVERVFAYLKGYYGLKRTRHRGVRANVDFQLSILAYNLTKFALDKLNKRLPQAA from the coding sequence ATGGAAATGCGCCCCGAAGATAAGTACAGCCAAATCTTCGAGCATTTGGATCTTGCCCCAGTCATGCAGGCACTCAGCAAACCAAAACGTCGCGGGCGTAAGGAAGAATTAAATTATCCAGCCATGGTATATTCGCTGCTCATCGCAAAGATGGAGGGTATAGAATTCGTCTCTTCCATCATAAAACGTCTGGAAAGCAGCGAGGAGTTTCGCATCCAATGCCGGTTCACCGGCTCGGACCGTATACCAAGCGAATCGACCTACTCTCGGCTGAATCTGGCGCTGCAGCAAAAGGGTCTGCTCGAACAGGTGCTGGACCGTTTGGTGAGAGCCGCTCATGCCGAGGGTTTCTTAACGGGAGCTCATATCGCCGTCGATTCCTCGGCGGTTGAAGCGTGGGACTGCCAATATGGAGAATCTGCTGCCAAACGCCGAGCCGCAAGGAAACAGAAGCAAAAGAAGGAATCTTCGGTGCAACAGCTCGAAATGGAGCCCGTTCTCCCCGTGTCTGAGACCGAACCCACGAAGCCGACAAAGCCGGTTTACGGGCGTGGAAATTGCTCGGCCGAAGAAAAGGAGCGCCGCCGTAAAGAACGGGAAGCATACGAGGCGAGCCTGCCCCCTTTCGAAAAGAAAATAGAAAACATGTTGCCCTTCACCTACGACGAGCTGTTTGAAGCGATGCCCAGGTCTGCTTCGCGTTGCACCAAGAAAAATTCGAAAGGCAAGCTCACCACCTGGTATGGCTATAAAGCCAACATCGTAGTGGATACCGATAGTCAGTATGTGCTCAGCGGGGTACTGAGCTCGGCTCATTTGAACGACCAACGCATGGCTGTACTGTTGCTCAAAGGTCTTCCACTTAAGTTTCCCATGCTGAAGGTGAAATATGGGTTGGGGGACAAAGGCTACGACAGCACGCCCATTTACGAGTTGATTCGTTCGCTCCAAGCTTACCCGATCATTGATATCATCCACCATACGGCTCCGCCGGAAGGGATGAATCTTGATTATGGTCCGGTTTGCAAAGAAGGCCACGCCTATCGGTACGACAGCTTTGATCCCAAGTATGAGACACTTCGGTATACCCGTCCAAGCGAGTGCAAGGAATGTCCGTTTGCGGAATCCGGCTGCCAAAAGGTGTTTAAAATTCGGATCGAAACGGACGTGCGTAAGCACACCTATCCGGCAAGAGGCAGCAAAGGGTTTAAAGAACTGTACAAAAAGCGAACGGCTGTCGAGCGTGTCTTTGCCTATCTCAAGGGTTACTATGGATTGAAACGAACACGTCACCGCGGTGTCCGAGCCAACGTCGACTTCCAACTCAGTATACTTGCGTACAACCTAACCAAGTTTGCACTCGATAAGTTGAATAAACGCCTGCCTCAAGCAGCATAA